A genomic region of Jaculus jaculus isolate mJacJac1 chromosome 10, mJacJac1.mat.Y.cur, whole genome shotgun sequence contains the following coding sequences:
- the LOC123464078 gene encoding E3 ubiquitin-protein ligase RNF4-like: protein MSTRNPQRKRRGGTVSSRQTQKRTREAASTPEISLEAEPIELVETGGDEIVDLTCESLEPVVVDLTHNDSVVFVEERRRPRRNARRLRQDHADSCVVSSDDEELSRDRDVYVTTNTSRSTRDEGATGLRPSGTVSCPICMDGYSEIVQNGHLIVSTECGHVFCSQCLRDSLKNANTCPTCRKKINHKRYHPIYI from the coding sequence ATGAGTACAAGAAATCCTCAAAGAAAGCGTCGTGGCGGAACAGTAAGTTCTAGACAAACTCAGAAGCGAACTCGGGAAGCAGCTTCAACCCCAGAGATTTCCTTGGAAGCAGAACCCATAGAACTTGTAGAAACTGGTGGCGATGAAATTGTGGACCTCACCTGTGAATCTCTAGAGCCTGTGGTTGTTGACCTGACTCACAATGACTCTGTTGTGTTTGTTGAAGAAAGGAGAAGGCCAAGGAGGAATGCAAGGCGGCTGCGCCAAGACCATGCTGACAGCTGTGTGGTGAGCAGCGATGATGAGGAACTATCTAGGGACAGAGATGTTTATGTGACTACCAATACTTCCCGGAGCACCAGGGATGAGGGAGCTACAGGACTCAGGCCCTCGGGTACTGTCAGTTGTCCAATATGCATGGATGGATACTCTGAGATTGTGCAGAATGGGCATCTCATTGTTTCTACAGAATGTGGCCACGTCTTCTGTAGCCAGTGCCTCCGTGATTCCCTTAAGAATGCTAACACTTGTCCAACTTGTAGGAAAAAGATCAACCATAAGCGGTACCACCCCATTTATATATGA